Sequence from the Natronomonas marina genome:
TCTGAGTCGGCCTGTCCGTGGAGTTGCTGGTACGCATTCGAGTATGCCGTCTCCAGTTCTTCGAAGTAATGGACGTATTTGTCTTCGAATTTCTCCGGGTCGAATTCGGTCATCACTGGATCGACGGTCGGAAGAATAAAAGATTCAGTGCCCGGACCTGGCAGTGACTACACCCCTGGCCACTCGGGAGTTGGGGGACTAATTATACCGCTGATGATATCACTTTAGAACATGTCAAAAAATCATGTTGATTCAGAGTTATACGGCCAGAGTCGAAACAGCGGGGTATGAGTTCCGAAGCGAAAAGTGAGGATGACCTGCGCGAGGAAATCGGTACCTTCCTACAGAAGAACTTTCCACAGATCGAAATGCACGGCGGGTCGGCAGCGATCCAGAACCTTGACCGGGAAAGCGGCGAGGTGTCCATCCAACTCGGAGGTGCGTGCAGCGGGTGCGGTATCTCTCCGATGACGATTCAGGCCATCAAGAAACGGATGGTGAACGAGATTGCCGAAATAGAGACCGTTCACGCTAATACCGGCGGTGGTGGCGGGAGTGGCCACGGCGGCAAGAGCCCGTCATTCCCTGGAGAAACAACCGACAGCGGAGAAAGCGGCGGAGAGGACGATGGAGCCCCGACCGCACCCTTCTAGAGGTTCTTTTTCAGCATATCAACACCCGTCTCCAAGAAATAATCGGTGATTGAAGCCCCAGCCTATTTCAAGAGCGATCACTCCAGAAGATTCAGCGAGTGACAAGAATAAGTTGCTTCCAGTAGATTCGGAACCGTATGCATTGAGACGGCCAGTCTCAACTACTGAATGAAGCTGGAATCAACCGGAAAATCTACGCGGATGCGAATGCCGGAACCGATGGAGAAGGCAATAAGATTCCGAACCGATGGAAAATTACCGCTCATAACGTACGCCACGGGTTTAGTACGTACATGGTCATTGAGACTGACGCCGGACTATGGGAGGTATCACGAGCGATGGGGCATCCGTCAGTAGAAATCACACAGCGGATGTACGTTAATGACGGTCCCCGTGCGGGGATTGACCACCTCCATGAGTATGGTCCCGAGTGATCATCTATACTGTCCTACCCTGTACTGGAGGACATAATTAGACGGTAGTTTTAGTCTAGTTGGAGACGTTTGCCGTATCAGAATAGTTAATCGAAATTAGGTATTCCGGCATGTTGTTCTGACGAATCAGATTCTTGAAGTCGGGTGAGGTCGTCATGCAACACGGCATCGACGACTCGCCTGGCCTTTTCATCTGTTAGTGGTGTGTCGTATAGCGACCGAAAATCCGCCATTCGTTTAGCGGCGGGTAGATACAGTGAATCTGGTGGAGCGACTGAATTGGCGGCTCTTCGTCGGTGACGTAGTCATGTATCTTAGGACCATCCGCATGTTTATCTTTCTCGTCCTGCGTTATCGCCCATTCAATATGTTCTTGTTGAATATCAGTCAATTCCTCCCCATCTAGTTTGTAATAGCTATTTGGTTCAGGTGTTGAAACGATTTCTAGTATTCGTGAACTACCCCTGCCTACTCACTCACGGCTATGCCGTTCGTTCCTTGAGGCAGGGGCTTCCTGTTTCCACGACGGAACTTGCAGACACTTCATGGATGGCATCCGTGTCCACAGCGGTTCCAGTCTCCGCAGGCGTTGCTTCGGAGTGAACCACTCCTAGCTTCCGCAAGCCCCGTTCCCAGACGTTCAACGCGGCATTATAGTCACGGTCGGTTTCAAAACCGCAACTCGGGCATGAGTGTTCCCGGACCCACAACGGCTTCTCGGTTTTCACACCACACTGATTGCATTCTTTCGTCGTGTCTTCCGGGTCAACTTCCACGACGTGACACCCACGCTTGTTACCGTGGTGTTTGAGAATAGTGATGAAGGCTCGCCATCCAATTTCGTGGGTGTTCCGACCGTTCTTGTCGTCTTCAAGCAGTGACTTCACGTTGAGGTCTTCCACAAACACAGCGTCGAACTCGCTGGTGTAGAACGCCGCAACCTTATGCTTGAAGTCCAGTTTCTTCTGCCGCATCCGCTTATGCACTTCAGCCACCGTCTGTCGCTGTTTTTCCCAGTTGTTCGACCGGTGTTCTTTCCGGGAGAGCTTCCGTTGTTCCCGCTCCAAGCGTTCACGGTCACTGGATAAGTCGAGACGACTGATTTGGCGTCCATCAGAGTCATGGAAGTTCGTGATGCCGAGGTCCAACCCGACAGTATCCTCGGTGTCAATCTCGTCGGGGGCCGGTTTCTCAGGTGCGCCTTCTTCAATGTTGAGGCAGGCATACCATGCACCCGTCTGGTCTTTTTTGACCGTGACGTGTTTCACGTCAACGTCGTCTGGGAGTGGTCGATGGAGCCGTATCGGAACGTCGATGGTGTCGCCGTTGACTTTCTTGAGTGTCAGGAGTCCACGTCCATTGGGGCCACTCTTCTCATCGAGTTCGAAACCCCGTTGGCGATACGTGAAACTCCGATACTCCTGTGGCGCTTTCCAGTTTAACGACCCAACCGAGTAGCCTTTCTGCTTGAGTTTCCCGAGGTTTTCGATGTTGGTGGCAATCTGCTCAACAGCCTGTTGAAGGACTGTCGAGTAGATGTTCGTCAGATCAGTCCACCAGTCTTTCAAATCGGGGATCTCATCTCTGACCTGTGTGACGCGCTGTTTGACAGTGCCCTCGGTTTCGGGTATCCGGTTGTAGCGGTACAGACTGTGGTTGTAGAGTTGTCGCACGGTGTCACGCACCCAGTCCAGTTGCTCCCGCTGCTGACTGTCAGGAAACAACCGATACTTGAGTGCGTAATCCATGCGCCGTACCTCGATTATCCACCTGTAGAAACTTAAAGATAAGCATCCCTCGCAGGGCGATTCATCCCCACCCTACTCGCTCCCATCCGGTCGCTCCTTGAGGGTGGGGGCTTCTCGCCCAATCTGCTAATGCCGAGGTCGATACCCGCCGTCTTCTCGCCGGGGGCGTCCTCGACGGGAATTTCCTTCTTGCAGACGAGGTGCAGTTTCCAGCGGTTGCCGTTCCAGACGGCACGCACCTGTTGGATGTTCTCCACCTGTACGTCGGAGCGGGTTTCGTACTCCGCGAGGATGTAGTCAGACCGATTCTCTTTCAGGTTGAAGCCTTTTGAGAGCCGGAGTTGGCCGTGCTTGTCGTCGTGTTTGATGCCCTTCTGTTTCCACGTCACGGTCGAGCGTGGATGGTCA
This genomic interval carries:
- a CDS encoding NifU family protein, with product MSSEAKSEDDLREEIGTFLQKNFPQIEMHGGSAAIQNLDRESGEVSIQLGGACSGCGISPMTIQAIKKRMVNEIAEIETVHANTGGGGGSGHGGKSPSFPGETTDSGESGGEDDGAPTAPF
- a CDS encoding RNA-guided endonuclease InsQ/TnpB family protein — protein: MDYALKYRLFPDSQQREQLDWVRDTVRQLYNHSLYRYNRIPETEGTVKQRVTQVRDEIPDLKDWWTDLTNIYSTVLQQAVEQIATNIENLGKLKQKGYSVGSLNWKAPQEYRSFTYRQRGFELDEKSGPNGRGLLTLKKVNGDTIDVPIRLHRPLPDDVDVKHVTVKKDQTGAWYACLNIEEGAPEKPAPDEIDTEDTVGLDLGITNFHDSDGRQISRLDLSSDRERLEREQRKLSRKEHRSNNWEKQRQTVAEVHKRMRQKKLDFKHKVAAFYTSEFDAVFVEDLNVKSLLEDDKNGRNTHEIGWRAFITILKHHGNKRGCHVVEVDPEDTTKECNQCGVKTEKPLWVREHSCPSCGFETDRDYNAALNVWERGLRKLGVVHSEATPAETGTAVDTDAIHEVSASSVVETGSPCLKERTA